From the Arctopsyche grandis isolate Sample6627 chromosome 11, ASM5162203v2, whole genome shotgun sequence genome, one window contains:
- the LOC143919404 gene encoding ATP-binding cassette sub-family G member 1, with translation MNLEFNNLTYTVVNHRIRGKAKSRDILKSVNGKFFSGQLSAIMGPSGAGKSSLLNALSGYRSAGVTGEFLVGGRPRNDHEFHKLSCYITQDDLLQPLMTVGELMNLAAALKLPSSSSAAFRKSTVDDILRNLGLVDQENTRTEALSGGQKKRLSIALELVNNPPIFFLDEPTSGLDQVTTTHCVKLLRNLAKQGRTVVCTIHQPSASIFEQFDQVYVLAQGLCVYQGGTSALVPFLTSVGLACPRHHNPADFVIEVTESQSNIDTLSNLTQNGKSFQTDEIVKITNIVTNMELQVKKSEVQSPLENVTFQRRNSSTSVISQISNISSTMAWLKMRRLSTDSNIEYATSGFVQFRVLLLRMLLQIRRNTLGIQIQTVHHILCGLLIGLCFYGTANDGVQMFNHLKFCIGVTIFFAYTQIMVPVLVYPQEVKLVKKEYFNRWYGLAPYYAALTVSKLPLQVFLNVIFCSLVYFMAGLPVELFRFLLFCLVGNVVSLAGEGLGLAIGSHFSVTNGCAMGPLAIAPFLGLAIYGFDFAKSIPWMMNLLMKVSFVRCGVVALVLTVFGFGRQPLECDDLYCHFAKPNVLLDYLDISRTSVWFEIGSMVTLMLVFRSLCYLALRRRFAT, from the exons gtaAAGCGAAGTCACGCGATATCCTCAAATCTGTAAATGGAAAATTCTTTTCTGGACAGCTTTCAGCCATTATGGGGCCATCGGGTGCTGGAAAGAGTAGCTTACTGAATGCACTATCAGGATAtag ATCAGCCGGAGTGACGGGCGAATTTCTGGTAGGGGGTCGACCTAGAAACGATCACGAGTTCCACAAGTTGTCCTGCTACATAACCCAAGATGATCTGCTACAGCCTCTCATGACCGTCGGCGAACTGATGAACTTGGCAGCGGCCTTGAAACTTCCGTCATCGTCTAGTGCCGCTTTCAGGAAGTCGACAGTGGACGACATTCTTAGGAATTTAGGACTGGTGGACCAGGAAAACACCAGAACGGAAGCACTGTCGGGAGGACAGAAGAAGAG GTTGTCAATTGCCCTGGAGCTGGTGAACAATCCTCCCATCTTCTTCCTAGATGAACCGACAAGTGGATTGGATCAGGTGACGACCACGCACTGCGTCAAATTGTTACGCAATTTGGCCAAACAGGGTAGGACTGTTGTCTGCACGATCCATCAGCCGTCTGCATCAATATTTGAACAGTTCGATCAG gTTTATGTATTAGCTCAAGGTCTGTGCGTGTACCAGGGTGGAACTTCTGCTTTGGTACCGTTCTTGACATCAGTGGGATTGGCATGTCCTCGTCATCACAATCCTGCTGACTTTG TCATTGAAGTGACAGAGAGTCAGAGCAACATCGACACGCTCTCGAATCTCACTCAGAACGGAAAATCATTTCAGACTGATGAAATTGTCAAAATAACCAACATTGTCACCAACATGGAGTTGCAGGTGAAGAAATCCGAAGTTCAAAGTCCTCTAGAAAATGTTACGTTTCAAAGAAGAAACTCGAGCACTTCGGTAATATCGCAAATATCCAACATAAGTTCCACAATGGCGTGGCTTAAGATGCGAAGATTGTCGACggattcgaatatcgaatatgcaACTTCTGGATTCGTCCAATTTAGAGTATTGCTGCTGCGAATGTTGCTGCAAATAAGAAGAAACACCTTAG gaaTTCAAATACAAACCGTTCACCACATCCTGTGCGGACTTTTGATAGGACTTTGCTTCTACGGAACGGCAAATGACGGAGTCCAAATGTTCAACCACTTGAAGTTCTGCATAGGAGTCACCATATTCTTCGCATATACCCAAATAATGGTTCCAGTTCTAGTGT ACCCTCAAGAGGTGAAACTCGTCAAGAAAGAGTACTTCAATAGATGGTACGGACTTGCTCCATACTACGCCGCCTTAACAGTGTCTAAATTGCCTTTGCAAGTTTTTCTCAACGTTATATTTTGCTCGTTGGTCTACTTCATGGCAGGACTGCCAGTAGAACTCTTCAGATTTTTACTGTTCTGCTTGGTCGGCAATGTGGTGTCCCTCGCTGGAGAAGGATTGGGATTAGCCATCGGATCACACTTCAGCGTTACG AACGGATGTGCAATGGGACCACTTGCAATTGCTCCATTCCTCGGCTTGGCAATATACGGCTTTGACTTTGCAAAGAGTATACCGTGGATGATGAACCTTCTGATGAAAGTGTCGTTTGTCAGGTGTGGAGTAGTAGCTTTGGTGCTGACCGTGTTTGGATTCGGCCGGCAGCCATTGGAGTGCGACGATTTGTATTGCCATTTCGCTAAGCCGAACGTTCTGCTCGACTATTTGGACATATCGAGAACCTCAGTGTGGTTCGAAATTGGATCCATGGTGACGCTTATGTTGGTGTTCAGGTCACTGTGTTATTTGGCCCTCCGGCGAAGATTTGCAACATGA
- the RIOK1 gene encoding RIO kinase 1, translating to MLASRKTDAVKDEDGIFSDAEDEKDVVAPQNGTENIQTQPKVVKFVPTLDSDYDDYDDEDVSDDEFYEWDGEMEGVDGKYKQLTIQNRGLNTQNNSNKISSYQPSEKLFKKYTNKINIDKYEMPHLSNAVANSLLESSRKTDNDRLRVKDKHDRATVEQVLDPRTRMILFKLLNKGAITEINGCISTGKEANVYHATSKDEQDYAIKVYKTSILVFKDRDKYVTGEYRFRHGYCKSNPRKMVRTWAEKEMRNLVRMHSEGLNVPEPIILRGHVLVMRFIGKAGWPAPKLKEVELSPSKACTLYRECVVMMWRLYNKCRLVHADLSEFNLLYHDGQVVVIDVSQSVEHDHPQALLFLRKDCTNVSEFFRKKGVATMTVKELFDFITDPSISDQNMEAYLEKISEAISNRDHEELSAKEQIEEEVFKNAYIPKRLAEVVDIERDIRLAKAGTGDDLVYKTITGLKSDLSGAVTTPEILDPDEGSDDESDGSGSSNSGEGDDDQERKHNLGGRPRDESPESRKARKKAAKVTQAEKRKTKVKKHVKKRKEKQAKK from the exons ATGCTGGCCTCCCGTAAAACGGATGCTGTAAAAGATGAAGATGGAATATTCAGTGATGCTGAAGATGAAAAAGATGTTGTAGCACCG caaaACGGAACAGAAAATATTCAAACTCAACCAAAAGTAGTAAAATTTGTGCCTACCTTAGATTCTGACTATGACGATTATGACGATGAGGATGTGTCCGATGATGAATTCTACGAATGGGACGGTGAAATGGAAGGTGTCGATGggaaatataaacaattaacGATTCAAAACCGTGGTCTCAACACTCAAAACAATTCGAACAAAATTTCATCATATCAACCGTCAGAAAAGTTGTTCaaaaaatatactaataaaatCAACATTGACAAGTATGAAATGCCTCACTTGTCTAATGCCGTTGCAAATTCACTGCTGGAAAGCTCGAGAAAGACGGACAACGACAGACTGCGAGTGAAAGACAAACACGACAGAGCCACTGTCGAACAAGTTCTAGATCCTCGAACGAGGATGATCCTATTTAAATTACTAAACAAAGGCGCTATAACTGAAATCAACGGCTGCATATCGACTGGTAAAGAAGCAAACGTATACCACGCCACGTCTAAAGACGAACAAGACTACGCCATTAAAGTATACAAGACGTCTATTTTAGTATTCAAGGATCGAGATAAATATGTGACCGGTGAGTACCGATTCAGACACGGATATTGTAAGTCAAATCCGAGGAAGATGGTCAGGACTTGGGCTGAGAAGGAAATGAGGAATTTAGTACGTATGCACAGTGAAGGTTTGAACGTGCCTGAACCTATTATACTGCGAGGTCACGTTCTAGTCATGAGATTCATCGGTAAAGCCGGCTGGCCGGCTCCTAAGTTAAAAGAAGTAGAACTGTCACCATCCAAAGCTTGCACTTTGTACCGGGAGTGCGTCGTTATGATGTGGAGGTTGTACAATAAATGTAGGCTAGTTCATGCTGATCTTTCAGAGTTCAATCTGTTATATCACGACGGGCAGGTAGTTGTGATAGACGTTTCTCAATCTGTCGAGCATGATCATCCGCAAGCTCTATTATTCCTCAGGAAGGATTGTACGAATGTGTCAGAGTTTTTCCGGAAGAAAGGTGTGGCAACAATGACGGTAAAGGAGTTGTTCGATTTCATCACCGATCCTAGCATTTCCGATCAAAATATGGAGGCTTATTTGGAAAAAATCTCCGAGGCTATATCAAATAGAGACCACGAAGAGTTGTCTGCTAAAGAACAGATCGAAGAAGAAGTCTtcaaaaatgcatacatacccAAAAGACTTGCTgaa gtTGTAGACATTGAACGAGATATTAGATTGGCGAAAGCTGGAACTGGTGATGATTTGGTGTATAAGACTATTACTGGATTGAAGTCAGATCTGTCGGGTGCTGTGACTACGCCTGAAATTTTGGATCCGGATGAAGGTAGCGATGATGAGAGTGACGGAAGCGGCTCATCTAATTCCGGTGAAGGCGATGATGACCAAG AACGGAAACACAATTTAGGAGGCAGACCTCGTGATGAATCTCCAGAAAGTAGAAAAGCCAGGAAAAAAGCAGCAAAAGTGACACAGGCTGAAAAGCGGAAGACTAAAGTAAAGAAGCAtgtcaaaaaaagaaaagaaaaacaagcaaaaaaataa
- the Arpc1 gene encoding actin-related protein 2/3 complex, subunit 1A — MAQVHTFGDLCSPISCHAWNKDRTQIAISPNNHEVHIYQREGSDWKLIDNLNQHDLRVMGIDWAANTNRIVTCAVDRNAYVWTRGEDGKWSPTLVLLRINRAATCVKWSPLENKFAVGSGARLISVCYFEKENNWWVSKHIKKPIRSTVTTLDWHPNNTLLVAGSADFKVRVFSAYIKDIEDQPEPSVWGNKVPLGQMLAEFPNSPSGGGWVHGVSFSADGNKIAWVGHDSAINIADATKSGARGAVCTKLKTEFLPFLGCTWVSPNSIVVAGYSYIPLLYYLDGDQLQFGAKLDNAQKKEAGGLSAMRKFQSLDRQARIENDTNLDSIHQNAITCLCLYQGTKAKANKFSTSGLDGQLVIWDLQSLENSIQGLKIY, encoded by the exons ATGGCACAAGTGCATACATTCGGAGACCTCTGCAGTCCCATATCTTGCCATGCATGGAACAAAGATCGCACTC aaatcgCAATTTCGCCCAACAACCACGAAGTCCACATTTACCAACGGGAAGGTTCCGACTGGAAGCTCATCGACAATCTAAACCAGCACGACCTCCGTGTTATGGGAATAGACTGGGCGGCGAACACCAACAGGATCGTGACCTGTGCCGTCGACCGTAACGCTTACGTATGGACCCGAGGCGAGGACGGCAAATGGTCTCCGACCCTCGTCCTGCTGCGCATCAACAGAGCCGCCACGTGCGTGAAATGGTCTCCGTTGGAGAACAAGTTCGCCGTCGGATCCGGAGCTCGCCTCATATCCGTGTGCTACTTCGAGAAGGAGAACAACTGGTGGGTGTCGAAGCACATCAAAAAGCCGATACGATCCACCGTCACCACTCTAGACTGGCATCCGAACAACACACTGTTGGTGGCCGGCTCTGCCGATTTCAAAGTACGAGTTTTCTCGGCTTACATCAAAGACATTGAAGACCAACCGGAACCGAGCGTTTGGGGTAATAAAGTACCGCTCGGTCAAATGTTGGCCGAGTTTCCCAACTCTCCGTCCGGTGGAGGGTGGGTTCATGGCGTATCGTTTTCAGCCGACGGTAACAAAATAGCTTGGGTAGGGCACGACAGTGCTATCAACATCGCCGATGCTACTAAATCAGGTGCTAGAGGCGCCGTATGCACCAAGCTCAAGACTGAATTCCTACCGTTCCTCGGGTGTACTTGGGTGTCTCCGAATTCTATCGTCGTCGCCGGTTACAGCTACATTCCTCTGCTGTACTATCTCGACGGCGATCAGCTGCAGTTCGGGGCGAAGCTCGATAATGCGCAGAAAAAGGAAGCCGGAGGACTGTCTGCGATGAGGAAGTTCCAATCCCTAGACAGGCAGGCAAGGATTGAAAACGATACCAATCTAGATTCGATCCACCAAAACGCCATAACTTGCCTGTGTCTGTACCAGGGCACAAAGGCCAAAGCGAACAAGTTCAGCACTTCGGGATTGGACGGCCAGCTCGTCATATGGGACTTGCAATCGTTAGAGAATTCCATTCAAGGGTTGAagatatattaa
- the Sec71 gene encoding ADP ribosylation factor guanine nucleotide exchange factor Sec71: MQTNLKTKEMFIVRALDRILNDKDIKRSHHSQLKKACELALEDIKNELKDGGQKEDGDSQTTGTLPLPKNDETNIITAEKYFLPFELACQSKASRIVVTALDCLQKLIAYGHLTGNIPDSTTPGKLLIDRIVESICGCFSGPQTDEGVQLQIIKALLTVVTSQHVEVHEGTVLLAVRTCYNIYLASKNLINQTTARATLTQMLNVIFTKMENAVDVPVVVAESKVKGPEEKPAEEKVPSPSNETNNEEQSSENVVRERKNSAESIAREIVETIIENSLNQISQSNTECNYAQSESSVYGNGEQINNELVIPRMPSQESVETHSENDNSVTAKFTHVLQKDAFLVFRALCKLSMKPLPDGTPDPKSHELRSKILSLHLLLSILQNAGPVFRGNEMFVTAIKQYLCVALSKNGVSSIPEVFELSLAIFLALLSNFKMHLKMQIEVFFKEIFMNILETSSSTFEHKWMVIQALTRICGDAQSVVDIYVNYDCDLSAANLFQRLVNDLSKIAQGRQALELGATPNQEKSMRIRGLECLVSILKCMVEWSKDLYVNPNSQTTLGERVLKDEADHQSLKSHGGSSVSLHSTESSLVGNREVLDSPEQFEVLKQQKEVWESGIDMFNRKPKKGIAFLQEQGLLGKVTKEIADWLHTDDRLDKTFIGEFLGENDDTSKEVMYAYVDSMNFTDSDIVAALRYFLEGFRLPGEAQKIDRLMEKFAARYCECNPNNALFTSADTVYVLAFSVIMLTTDLHSPQVKNKITKEQYIKLNSGISDNNDLPREYLSQIYDEIAGNEIKMKSTVNKPGKQMIANEKKRKFIWNMEMEVISSAAKNLMESVSHVQMQFTTAKHLEHVRPMFKMAWTPFLAAFSVGLQDCDDPEIAYLCLDGIRCAVRIACIFHMTLERDAYVQALARFTLLTANSPITEMKAKNIDTIKTLITVAHTDGNYLGNSWLDIVKCISQLELAQLIGTGVRPQYLSSSNNKPQPDPLKLNLLTLDPIVKEHIGETSSQSVVVAVDRIFTGSTRLDGDAIVDFVRALCQVSLDELNHPVNPRMFSLQKIVEISYYNMGRIRLQWSRIWQVLGEHFNAVGCNPNEDISFFAVDSLRQLSMKFIEKGEFANFRFQKDFLRPFEHIMKKNVSPTIRDMVVRCVAQMVNSQAHNIRSGWKNIFSVFHLAAGDHDEAIVDLAFQTTGKIITELYEKQFPAMIDSFQDAVKCLSEFACNAKFPDTSMEAIRLVRTCALSVSVSPQLFTEHAGMEVEAGAPEDDRVWLRGWFPLLFSLSCVVSRCKLDVRTRGLTVLFEIVKTHGDSFRPHWWRDLFNILFRIFDNMKLPEHQLEKNEWMTTTCNHALYAIVDVFTQYFDTLGSLLLEQLYAQLHWCVQQDNEQLARSGTNCLENLVISNGTKFDEDTWDKTCQCMLDIFNSTIPNTLLTWKPDGNSKVGMQQHAENGDVPSVKQGILKRSSLQMSGSISVDDAKNGSSLFNGLLIKCVVQLELIQTIDNIVFFPATSRKEDAETLALAVADMAGGVGNAAECQREEQGMYRLLSSPHLFQLTDCLLQSHRFAKAFNSNNEQRNILWKANFKGSVKPNLLKQESQSLACVLRILLKMYSDESRRSDWPRIEQRLISVSKEALEYFISLCSEAHRDSWTSLLLLVLTRILKMPDDRFAAHVSSYYPLLCEITCFDLKPELRSVLRRVFIRIGPVFRIVSST, translated from the exons TTACCCAAAAATGACGAAACCAACATCATCACGGCGGAGAAGTACTTCCTACCGTTTGAGTTGGCGTGTCAGAGCAAAGCCTCCCGAATCGTAGTGACGGCATTGGATTGCCTCCAAAAATTGATAGCTTACGGTCACTTGACGGGGAACATTCCGGATTCGACGACGCCAGGAAAACTGTTGATTGACAGAATAGTCGAATCGATCTGTGGGTGTTTTTCAGGACCGCAGACAGATGAAGGCGTTCAATTGCAGATCATTAAAGCTCTCTTGACCGTCGTGACGAGTCAACACGTCGAAGTGCACGAAGGCACTGTCTTGTTAGCCGTACGAACTTGCTACAATATATACTTGGCGAGTAAAAATCTCATCAATCAAACCACAGCTCGTGCGACTTTGACTCAAATGTTAAACGTCATTTTCACTAAGATGGAAAATGCCGTCGACGTGCCGGTCGTAGTCGCCGAAAGCAAAGTCAAAGGTCCTGAGGAGAAGCCCGCCGAGGAGAAGGTACCTAGTCCGTCGAATGAAACCAATAACGAGGAACAGAGCAGTGAGAATGTTGTCCGGGAACGAAAAAATTCCGCTGAAAGTATAGCTAGAGAGATTGTCGAGACGATCATTGAAAATTCTCTCAATCAAATCTCCCAAAGCAATACGGAATGTAATTATGCCCAGAGTGAAAGTTCCGTGTATGGAAACGGAGAGCAAATTAATAACGAGCTGGTGATTCCTAGAATGCCGTCCCAGGAAAGCGTGGAAACGCATTCCGAAAACGACAATTCTGTGACTGCAAAGTTCACTCACGTACTGCAGAAGGATGCTTTTTTAGTTTTTCGTGCCTTGTGTAAATTGTCTATGAAGCCGCTACCTGACGGCACTCCAGACCCGAAATCCCACGAGCTCAGATCCAAGATACTATCGCTCCACTTGCTTCTGTCCATTTTGCAGAACGCCGGTCCGGTCTTTCGTGGCAACGAAATGTTCGTCACAGCCATTAAGCAGTACCTGTGTGTGGCCTTGTCGAAGAACGGCGTCAGCTCCATACCTGAAGTATTCGAATTGTCCTTAGCCATATTCTTAGCGCTGCTATCGAACTTCAAAATGCACCTCAAGATGCAAATAGAAGTCTTCTTCAAAGAAATATTCATGAACATATTGGAAACTTCCAGCTCCACGTTCGAACACAAATGGATGGTCATACAAGCTCTCACGAGGATTTGTGGAGACGCTCAAAGCGTCGTTGATATATACGTCAACTACGACTGCGACCTGTCGGCAGCTAATCTGTTCCAACGGTTGGTTAACGATTTATCTAAGATTGCACAAGGACGGCAGGCTTTAGAACTAGGCGCCACGCCTAATCAAGAAAAATCAATGAGAATTAGAGGCTTAGAATGTTTAGTCTCCATTTTGAAGTGTATGGTCGAGTGGAGTAAGGATTTGTATGTGAATCCAAATTCGCAGACGACGCTAGGCGAGCGGGTGTTGAAAGACGAGGCCGATCATCAAAGTCTTAAATCGCACGGTGGATCCAGCGTCAGCTTGCATTCTACGGAGTCAAGTCTAGTCGGCAATCGAGAAGTGCTCGATTCTCCGGAACAATTCGAAGTATTGAAGCAGCAGAAGGAAGTCTGGGAATCGGGCATAGATATGTTCAATCGGAAGCCTAAAAAGGGGATAGCGTTCTTGCAAGAGCAAGGTCTATTAGGAAAGGTCACTAAGGAAATAGCCGATTGGTTGCACACCGACGACCGCCTCGACAAAACGTTCATTGGAGAATTTTTAGGCGAAAATGACGATACAAGTAAGGAAGTAATGTACGCGTATGTGGATTCTATGAATTTCACCGACTCGGATATCGTTGCCGCTTTGCGATACTTCTTGGAAGGTTTCCGTCTGCCAGGAGAGGCCCAAAAGATTGATAGGCTAATGGAGAAGTTCGCTGCGCGCTATTGCGAATGCAATCCGAACAATGCACTTTTTACGAGTGCCGACACTGTTTACGTGCTTGCATTCTCGGTGATAATGCTCACGACTGACTTACATTCCCCGCAAGTTAAAAATAAGATAACTAAAGAACAATACATTAAATTGAATAGTGGCATAAGTGATAATAACGACTTACCGAGGGAGTACCTTTCGCAGATATACGACGAGATCGCCGGCAACGAGATCAAAATGAAGTCGACCGTCAACAAACCAGGAAAGCAGATGATAGCCAACGAGAAGAAGCGAAAGTTCATATGGAATATGGAGATGGAAGTCATATCGTCGGCAGCCAAGAACTTGATGGAATCTGTATCTCACGTCCAGATGCAATTTACGACGGCTAAACATCTAGAACATGTTAGACCCATGTTCAAGATGGCTTGGACTCCGTTCTTAGCGGCATTTTCAGTCGGTTTGCAGGATTGTGACGATCCTGAGATCGCCTATCTTTGCTTGGATGGGATACGGTGTGCCGTGCGCATAGCTTGCATTTTCCACATGACTCTAGAACGCGACGCTTACGTTCAAGCCCTAGCTAGGTTCACCTTACTGACGGCAAACTCTCcaatcaccgaaatgaaagccAAAAACATCGACACTATTAAGACGCTAATAACCGTCGCGCACACAGACGGCAACTACCTCGGCAACAGTTGGCTCGATATCGTCAAGTGTATATCCCAATTGGAATTGGCTCAATTGATCGGCACGGGAGTCCGACCCCAATACCTATCCAGCTCGAATAACAAACCGCAACCGGATCCGTTGAAACTGAACTTGTTGACTTTAGATCCCATCGTCAAGGAGCATATCGGAGAGACGAGCTCGCAGAGCGTGGTCGTGGCTGTAGATAGAATATTCACCGGTTCGACACGTCTGGACGGTGATGCCATTGTGGACTTTGTAAGAGCGCTCTGTCAAGTGTCCCTCGATGAGTTGAACCATCCCGTCAATCCTAGAATGTTTTCGCTGCAGAAGATCGTTGAGATTTCATACTACAACATGGGCAGGATTAGGTTGCAGTGGTCCAGAATTTGGCAGGTCCTCGGCGAGCACTTCAACGCGGTCGGATGTAATCCTAATGAAGATATATCGTTCTTCGCCGTTGACTCGTTGCGGCAGCTTTCAATGAAGTTCATAGAAAAaggagagtttgcaaatttcagATTCCAAAAAGATTTCTTGAGACCGTTTGAACATATTATGAAGAAGAATGTTTCGCCGACTATAAGAGATATGGTCGTGCGATGCGTGGCGCAGATGGTCAACTCTCAAGCACACAATATACGATCCGGTTGGAAGAATATCTTTTCCGTGTTTCATTTAGCTGCCGGCGATCACGACGAAGCCATCGTCGATCTAGCTTTTCAGACGACTGGTAAGATTATAACGGAATTGTACGAAAAGCAGTTCCCGGCTATGATAGATTCGTTTCAGGACGCCGTTAAGTGCCTGTCGGAGTTTGCTTGCAACGCCAAGTTTCCCGACACTTCCATGGAAGCGATCCGATTGGTGAGGACATGCGCGTTGAGCGTTAGCGTGTCTCCGCAGCTGTTCACCGAACACGCCGGTATGGAGGTGGAAGCCGGAGCGCCGGAAGACGACCGAGTCTGGCTGCGAGGTTGGTTCCCGTTGCTGTTCTCGCTATCGTGCGTTGTCTCCCGATGCAAATTGGACGTGCGCACCCGTGGATTAACAGTCCTGTTCGAGATCGTCAAAACGCACGGCGACTCGTTCAGACCGCACTGGTGGCGGGATCTCTTCAACATCCTGTTCAGAATATTCGACAATATGAAACTCCCCGAGCATCAATTGGAGAAGAACGAATGGATGACGACTACTTGCAACCACGCCTTATACGCCATCGTCGATGTGTTCACCCAATACTTCGACACACTCGGATCTCTCTTGTTGGAGCAGTTGTATGCGCAGTTGCACTGGTGTGTGCAGCAAGACAACGAGCAGCTGGCCCGTTCCGGGACCAACTGCTTGGAAAACTTGGTCATATCCAACGGAACCAAGTTCGATGAGGACACATGGGATAAGACGTGTCAGTGCATGCTCGATATATTCAACAGCACTATTCCCAACACGCTGCTGACTTGGAAGCCTGACGGTAATAGTAAGGTAGGCATGCAGCAGCATGCGGAAAACGGAGACGTGCCATCAGTGAAACAGGGTATACTAAAACGATCCAGTTTGCAAATGTCGGGATCAATATCTGTCGACGATGCCAAGAACGGAAGCTCTTTATTCAACGGATTGCTCATTAAATGCGTCGTCCAATTAGAACTCATCCAAACTATAGATAATATCGTATTCTTTCCGGCTACGTCTCGCAAAGAGGATGCGGAGACGTTGGCTCTGGCTGTTGCAGACATGGCCGGTGGGGTCGGAAACGCTGCCGAGTGTCAACGCGAAGAACAAGGAATGTACAGGTTGTTGAGTTCTCCGCACCTGTTCCAGCTCACGGACTGTCTGCTGCAGAGCCACAGGTTCGCTAAGGCTTTCAACTCGAATAACGAGCAGCGGAATATATTGTGGAAGGCGAACTTCAAGGGGTCGGTGAAGCCCAACCTGCTGAAGCAGGAGTCGCAGTCGCTGGCGTGCGTTCTCAGGATACTGCTCAAGATGTATAGTGACGAGTCGCGCAGGTCAGACTGGCCGAGAATTGAACAGAGACTGATATCTGTAAGTAAAGAAGCCTTGGAATATTTCATAAGTCTGTGCAGCGAGGCTCACAGAGATTCCTGGACCTCGCTTCTACTGTTGGTGCTAACGAGGATTCTGAAGATGCCAGACGACAGG TTTGCCGCTCACGTCTCCAGCTACTACCCTCTCCTCTGCGAGATCACGTGCTTCGACCTCAAGCCGGAGCTGAGATCGGTGCTGCGCAGAGTATTCATACGAATCGGACCCGTATTTAGGATTGTATCTAGCACCTAG